AAGACCAGTTCTGAGAGTCCAGTAACTGACGGGAGCCTGCGGGACATACACACAGCTGTAGAAGCCCTCGCTTGCCCTCAGCCAGCAGGACACACACTGAATCTACAGTCAGATTGTTCTGAACTAAGACGTCAGCTCACCTCATGTGCTCAGGCAGTCAGGAAACCTTAGATAGACCTTGATTTCTGCAAAGAAAACGGAGTTTCTTCAGCGTTTCAGTTTACGAGTAACAGGATGCTAACAGGTAGGTCGTTCCTTCCGTTGTCCACATTCAGAGCGAAACCGATGAGGTGAGCTTGGGCTTTACTTTGCATTTCTACATTTGAAGTAACCCATGACtttaaaagtaaatctaaaacAGTAAAATGACCCTTCTTGGAAGACTGGACAAAGACAACCTGACTAAGTTGTAAAAAGTCTCGTCAAAGCAGTGTAGTCTTATGAATTACgcctcaatttttaaaaaaaagtagccccaaaataaaaagcagctctgaaaaagaaaatataacttaAGATATCTTGAAAAGACAAGGAGAATACAGGTTCAAAAATAATTAAGATACATTGCTCTAAGGCTACCTAGGATTAGGCTGTAAAGAATTCTACCATTTCACGTTTACCACTAGTTACTAAATATCAATTTACAAGATGTTCGTTTTTTGTGTTCCtttatcaagagaaaaaaatctaccttGAGACTATGAGGGTAGTGATGGGGGAGAGACTAGAAAACAAGATTCAAACAATCCCATGCAAATATCAGTTTCAAATGGAAGAACTCCCAACTGTACTAGAAGTTCCGATCGCTAAGATACTTTCCACTGAAAAGACTTTAAGTACACTTACATGGCACCAAGGGTCAGGCCTAATATAGGCCTGAGGACCAAGTCCTTGTTTTCTGGAAGAAAGCCCTCAAAAGTCCCACTCAATTTCAGGTAACAATGTTTTTAAAGACTAATTTAATGAGGTTTtaatttcctttgtatttttgtttttttacttctAATCTTAAAGACTAGATTAAAACTAGTCAAGCCCCAGAAGGCATTGTTTTCCTCTGCAACAAAGACTTCACAAAACCTTAGTAAGAACCAACCAGCTCCCAGCCTCCAACCTGTGCTTGCAAAGCATCTTTCTCAACATCTTGAAAAGGTAATGTAGGCAAACATCTGCTCATAAACATTAAAACTAGTTGTTAGAAAGACTTAACTAgctttataatttaaatttaaaacataaatacttGCAGTCTGATCTGCACTACAATGATTGTCGGAGCCTAGAATTCAACATTTACAAagtctcatgcacacacataaaacacacaccaTCATCACACAACTTGTGTCTTGAGAGAATCTTCTGCTTTTTAAATCTTTGGCCTCCCAGTCAATTCCAAGTTCAACCAACTTTAACTAAAACTTCACTCAGAATTTCACCAAGCTTTTCACCCACACATTAATGCTCGTCATATCTTTCATGAACTGTCAAAATCTGAAGCCTGCTCAGAGATCGCCAGGTAAAATAAGTGAAATACACAGAGGTTATTCCAGCAAAATGTCACAAATCCCTACGGGGATCGTACTTCATTACTACTACCAGTAAGAAAGTCCATGCTGGGCTCTGTCACACTCTGGAGAACACTGAGAACCTGTTCTGGAGTACATGCAGTTTCTCAGTGTCCCCAGAGGAACACCAGGACAGCTACAAATCACTTAAGGCCTCTCCTGTACAGAGGCTGTCTCACAGGGACAGCGAGGACACCCACTAGTTTGTGGAGATCCCTGAGAAAATGTGATACTTAAAATCCGGACTGTACTTAGTTAACACCAGCCTTTTCAGTACTCACTGGAAGAAGCAGCAGCTGCTTGCTGGGACTCAGCACTTAAACTAGACTAGTCATGTGACCATAATGGCTTTCTCACAGCTGATGGTCTACAGTCTGAAGGATAATTATGTCTCCTTCCAGGTTTCTGCTTCCAAATATCTACTCAGTACAGATGATCCCAACATCAACCATCTACTGAAGAGAACTCCTCAAAGGATGATCACTCTGTAATAAGCTAGAAACAGCAAAATAAACTCTTGATGGCTGATTTTCGAGACAAATTTTGTTCAATATGCATCTAATGGCTTACtgccaaaatatatatatataatatatatatattatatataatatatatatatatatatctcagacTGGAAAGCTGTGGAATTACACATTTCTTCACCATTCAAAATAACTTATATGAAACTAATCCTGGCATAGGTAAGaggtgaaatttaaaataaaaaaataataaaacaaaacccaaaacaatggATTGAACCTGCATGTTCCATTGTTTATAAACTTGCACACGCACTATTGTTCTGCAAAAAAGACAATTgcagcaaagaaaaggaaaatggccCTTTGCAAACAAGCCTAAAAGCATCCCTccaaaaagggaaaaacaaaaaccatgcatATATATGTCTAGTGTTACTATTTAACACAATGCTGTTTCTGGGGAAGGGAGATTAACTGCATAggttaaagaaacaaaaacaagaaccatGTGCAACATCTTAAGCCAGAAAAGCACCAAAGTAAAAAATACCAAAAATCACTTTTTATAATGATTAACATATAAACACAGAATATTGATAGCAAGTTAGGAAGCCATTATCTGGACAGATACAATGTCCAATGTAGGAAATTTCTCTCCAATTTAAATCCTTTTTCATCTCTAAAGAAACTGTAAAGTGCTAACTTATTTATATAAAGCAGGCAAATTCTTCAAGTAATTTACTAAGCCAATTTTTATCAATCTAAACAAGAACTAAAAATTAGGAACTACagtgaaaagaacagaaaacctGACAGAAAACACTTGTAGGCAGACAAGGGCGTGTTCCACCATCTTACCCTTCTCCTTGCACCCGACTGCATGATTTGGTTAGGTATCTGTCTCCTTACACCAACTCTCTAGAATTTGCTAAGATTTATCCAACAACcactaaataagaaaaagaatgttacTGAAGACAGCACTGGAgactgaccaaagcaacttacatTTGTCTACAGTCAAACTAAAATTAGAGGCATGCTTACAAAGTCCGCATTGTGCTTCTCCTGAGGATCAGCTACTCTACTCCTGCTCCTCAGCTGCTTCTTCAAGGAAGTACACATTCACCAAATGGCGATTGAGGTGTTTGCTATagtctttttcctttctaaaagaacgatcacaaaaaatacaaacaaactctCCCTCAGTTACTTTGACAGCCAACCCTTCCTTTCCACTTTTTGACGTAGCTTCCTGTGGTGCTGGCCGAGCCCCATGCAGTCCTGAGTCATCACTCCCCTCAGACATGTTGTCGCTCAGGTCACTTCCATCATGGCTGTGAATGCCTTCATCCTCATCAATTTCCTGAGACTCGGCCAAAGTGATAGGAGGGGAGGCCACCACAGCTGGTGCCGCTGCTTCAGGGTCCACTCTTGGGTTAAGAGGTGACACTGGTTCTACTGCTGAGTCTTTCAGAGGGACACGGTCTGTCTTCTGCTCAGTGTCCACTTCCATTTCACAAACCGCAGTGGAGTCAGCCTGACACTCGCTGTGTAATGTTTCACCATCTGGTGCATTTGAGCTTTGTTCAGAGGATAAAGCACTGGTAGATTCCATGGGAGCAGCCAGCTCAGCTCGACTCTCACCAGcttcctctgttcctcctttctCGAGAGGGGATACTTTATTTCCTTCCCCGTCAGAGAACATTTCTTGGTCCTTGggtgtctcttctcttctcaagTGTCCCTTTGGCAGTGGTGACGGTGGGGCTGGGAGGTCCGGTGCGCTCTTGCTGGCCTTCAGAAGCTGGCTATCTCTGACAGGCACTAAGCCAACCTCAATAAGAACCTGCTCCTGCCTCGCCATCTCACTCAGCACGCTCAACTTCTCCTTGGCACGGTCTTTCCGGGGAGATGACCTTCTGGTTAGCTTGACTTGAGGTGGCTCGGAGACAGAAAGGGGCTCCTCCTGAACAGCTCCCACCTGAGTAGGACCTGTCTGAGCAACCTTAGTCTGAGCATGCTCCACAGAAGGCAGCTCCTTCTGACAATCCTCCACAGGAGGCAGCTCCACCTGAGGCAGCTCCATGGGAAGCGGAGGCTCCAAATGAGGAGGTGGCTCCACCTGGGAAGGCTCCATGGGAGGGGACGGTTCCATCTCAGCAGGCTCCATGGGACATGGAGGCTCCACGGGAGGGGGAGGCTCCACACAGGCAGGTGGCTCTACCTGGGGAGGCTCCTGAGGAGGAGACGGCTCCAATTGAGCAGGCTCCACAGGAAGAGGCCGCTGCACCTGAGGCGGCCCTGTCTGGGAAACGTCCATCTGGGCAGGCTCTGTCTGAGCAATATCCATGGGAGAAGAGAGCTCTGTCTGAGTAGATCCTGATGGGGTGACCACCGCCTGAGTGAGAGCAGGAACTGGAGACTCCCCTCCTTGAGCCATCTCCGAGGAAGGTTCTGTGTGCCCCACCCCCTTAGGAGCAAGTTTGCTGCCTTTTTTAGCTGTCTTAGTCTTGAGAGCCGTCTTCTTCCCGCCTTTCTTAATGGAAGCACTTTGCTGTTTGTCCGCCTTCCTGTCCTCCACTCTGCTGCCCTTCGGCACTTCGCCGCTGGTCTTGGGTTTGCTCTccgtctttttcttctttgtcacgGGTCCCTCAGTCACAGGTTCAGCCGAGGGATGGGCCTCGGCGTCCATCTTCCTTTTGCTCTTCTTAGCTTTAGAGGACTTTTCTGCGTTGTttcctgtctgtccatctgtgtgtTTTCCCTCCGCTGCTTTAGTCTCCACCGCTGATTTCCGAGTTCGGGTAGTTACCTGCACCACAGAGGCATTGCTACAGGGCTTCTTCTCTTTTGGAACATCTTTTCCAACGCCTTTTACAGGCCTCTCACTTCTCCTCGCAGACGCGTCCACCCCCTTGGTTTTCGCTTGCTCTGTGTCCGTCTGCtcagtggcggcggcggcggcgtcACGGTGCAGGTCAGCCTCCCTCCTCTTGGTTTTCTTCAGCTTCACTTTGGACACGTCCATCGTCTTGCTGGGGCAGGTGGGGTGCTTGGACTTGAAATGGTACTGCAGGTTACACTTCTTGGAGGCCGCGTAGTCACACACGGGGCAGTTGAACTGCCGAGGGTTGACGTGCAGCTCGACGTGCTTCTTGAAGTTGCTCCTATCGGCTGTTTTGTAGTCACAGTGAGGGCAATTAAGAGGTTTAGGCCCGTTGTGAACCTGTCTTGCGTGTCGGGTCACTTCGTGCTGATTAGAGGCCACATAATTGCACTGATCACATTTAAATGGCTTCTCACCTAAAGGTAAAGAGGAGATGTCAGAGATAAAAGACACGAGTCAACATGAAACTGTCCTCAGGAGTCATCAAGGTGAAATAACCACAGAGCACTTGTAGGAAAGACTCATCATGCACCTTCTAGTTCCCATATTTATTTGTATCACTTTTCCCTCTCTGGGATGGACTCTTGATTCTCAAAATCAATTGGAGGAATAATCAACATTATCTTCAAAACCATTTAGAGGCAGCTCAATGGCTCTACTACAGACCAGGCTCCACAGAAAGCAGGCATGGCTGGCGGTCTGAGGGCCTCTGGCGCTGTCTCTGGGACAAAGCAACTCTAAGAGAAAAATGCTTTCACTTTTTTgttcctcaccctctagaattCTCTTAATCAAAAGTAGAACGTAACACAGTAAGAAACACTCACATCTGTAAGGTAACCCTGGGAGTGGAGTCTGGGTCTCAGTCACAGGCCAGAGGTCTAAGTTTTAAGGCTCTGCCTTAGCTAGGGGGAATAACCTTGACCCATCCCTCCAGGTGAGAGAGTAAAGCTGCACCCAGCACGGTTTGTTTTAAAGCAAATATAAGGCTTACGTCAACTAGAAAacttaagtgatttttttctcaacttACTCTATAAAAAGGGCAAAGAAACTAAATTTGATTGGTGGCATACAAATAGATACGGTGTGTAACACAAGCAGACAGTCACAATCACAGACACAAATAAAATCAGGCCCCACCCGCTCCAAAattaaaagcattaaaaaattCTACCTGAATACATACCCAACTAGATCACACTCTAGTAAATATTACCAAATGGGTATCCATACCCCACCGGTCCAGTGGAAAGCATAGAGAAATGGAAATTGACATTTATGAAAATTAATCTTTCAAACATCCTCATTATTATCCAAGTTTTCCACAAGCAAAATTAGACATAAAGCTTAACTATGACAATATTATAGATTACACCATTAGAAATGTCTGCTGAACGAATCCCAAATCTCCCTCAAAGCCTCCTCAGGTATAACAAATTAGGTAAGTAAACACATGAAATTCTTGCCATGCTAAATTAAGAGTTTCAgctaggcatggtagcacattcctgtaatccctGCTACTcatgaggctgaggcaagaggaccactGTATTTGAAGCCAATATAGACACCATAGCCCGAGCCTATCTCAAAATgtggaggggaaaaaagagcCTAAGGAtgtaagtgggggggggggggacatgacggtaatggggggaggatggggaggggaacatccgtagagaaggggagtgggaggggatagggggatggtggcccggaaaccgagaaagggaataacaattgaatatgtaacaactgaaatgtaaataagaaatacccaagttaataaagatgggggggaaaaaaacaaaattaaagaatgtaAGTCAGTAGGGAAAGGCCCTGGGCTTGACTCAAGTCTGCAGAAAGGTATGGACAGTTTCCACAGCACATACATTCCTCCTCCACTTTCCCTACAGTGTCCTTGGCAGTAATGTTCTAATGGAAACAaacatttgggggttggggatttagctcagtggtagagcgcttgcctaccaggagcaaggccctagcaaggccctgggttcggtccccagctccggaaaaaaaaaaaaaaagaaaaagaaaaaggaaacaaacatttGCTTTAACATACAGTCTGGAAGCAGACTGATGGCCTagcggtttaaaaaaaaaaaaaatcacttcagcagttaaaaaaaaatcatcaggaaaAGCCAATGAACTCTACAACTGTTTCTTCTGAGGCCTGGAGAGGGACAAAGTCTTGCCAATAGTAATGTGATTAGTGTGAACTTCGTGCAAGCATGCAATGTGCATGGC
This is a stretch of genomic DNA from Rattus norvegicus strain BN/NHsdMcwi chromosome 14, GRCr8, whole genome shotgun sequence. It encodes these proteins:
- the Rest gene encoding RE1-silencing transcription factor isoform X1, which produces MATQVMGQSSGGGSLFNNSGNMGMALPNDMYDLHDLSKAELAAPQLIMLANVALTGEVNGSCCDYLVGEERQMAELMPVGDNHFSDSEGEGLEESAELKGDPSGLDNMELRSLELSVVEPQPVFEASAAPEVYSSNKDPAPEAPVAEDKCKNLKAKPFRCKPCQYEAESEEQFVHHIRVHSAKKFFVEESAEKQAKARESGASPSEEGEFSKGPIRCDRCGYNTNRYDHYTAHLKHHLRAGDNERVYKCIICTYTTVSEYHWRKHLRNHFPRKVYTCSKCNYFSDRKNNYVQHVRTHTGERPYKCELCPYSSSQKTHLTRHMRTHSGEKPFKCDQCNYVASNQHEVTRHARQVHNGPKPLNCPHCDYKTADRSNFKKHVELHVNPRQFNCPVCDYAASKKCNLQYHFKSKHPTCPSKTMDVSKVKLKKTKRREADLHRDAAAAATEQTDTEQAKTKGVDASARRSERPVKGVGKDVPKEKKPCSNASVVQVTTRTRKSAVETKAAEGKHTDGQTGNNAEKSSKAKKSKRKMDAEAHPSAEPVTEGPVTKKKKTESKPKTSGEVPKGSRVEDRKADKQQSASIKKGGKKTALKTKTAKKGSKLAPKGVGHTEPSSEMAQGGESPVPALTQAVVTPSGSTQTELSSPMDIAQTEPAQMDVSQTGPPQVQRPLPVEPAQLEPSPPQEPPQVEPPACVEPPPPVEPPCPMEPAEMEPSPPMEPSQVEPPPHLEPPLPMELPQVELPPVEDCQKELPSVEHAQTKVAQTGPTQVGAVQEEPLSVSEPPQVKLTRRSSPRKDRAKEKLSVLSEMARQEQVLIEVGLVPVRDSQLLKASKSAPDLPAPPSPLPKGHLRREETPKDQEMFSDGEGNKVSPLEKGGTEEAGESRAELAAPMESTSALSSEQSSNAPDGETLHSECQADSTAVCEMEVDTEQKTDRVPLKDSAVEPVSPLNPRVDPEAAAPAVVASPPITLAESQEIDEDEGIHSHDGSDLSDNMSEGSDDSGLHGARPAPQEATSKSGKEGLAVKVTEGEFVCIFCDRSFRKEKDYSKHLNRHLVNVYFLEEAAEEQE